The Pseudomonas sp. SCB32 DNA window GCTGATCACCTATGCACAGGCTACGGCCATGCAGTTGCTTGACGCCGGGCTCTACCGCCAGGCGATCCTGCTGGGAGGTGGCGCATGATCCGTCGTCTCTTCCCGCACCCGTTGCTCTGCGCCGTCCTGCTGTTCAGCTGGCTGTTGCTGGTCAACGATTTCTCCCTCGGACACTGGCTGCTCGGCGCCATCCTCGGCCTGACGATTCCGCTGCTCTGCCGCAACCTGCTGCTGGCCGCACCGCGTATCCAGCGGCCGGGCCTGCTGCTGCGCTTCATCGGCCTGGTGCTGTACGACATAGTCGTAGCCAACCTGCAGGTGGCGAAACTGGTGCTGGGGCCCAAGTCCAGGCTGCAACCGGGCTTCGTGGAGGTTCCCCTGGAGCTGACCGACGACTTGGCGATCACCATTCTCGCCAGCGTGATCACCCTGACGCCGGGGACTGTATCCGCCGATCTCAGCGACGACCGCCGCTTCCTGCTGGTCCATGGTCTCGACGTGCCGGACCCGCAGGCCCTGGCGGCGGATATCAAGGCCCGCTACGAAGCGCCGCTCAAGGAGGTGTTCGAATGCTCGGCATTGTGATCCCGATCTGCCTGACGCTGCTCGGAGTAGCGCTGCTGCTCACGGTAGCGCGGCTGATTCGTGGGCCGTCGGTGGCGGACCGCATCCTAGCGCTGGATACCCTGTCGGTCGAGGCCATCGCGCTGATCGTACTGTTCGGCATCTGGAAGGGCAGCGGCCTGTACTTCGAGGCGGCGTTGCTGATCGCCGTGATGGGCTTCGTCAGCACCGTGGCGCTGTCCAAGTTCCTCCTGCGCGGAGACATCATCGAATGAATAGCGGATTCATCGTCGAAGCGCTGGTCTGCCTGCTGCTGTTGGCCGGCAGCCTGTTCGCCCTGCTCGGCGCCATTGGCTTGTACCGACTGCCGGATTTCTATACGCGCCTGCATGCGCCGACCAAGGCTTCGACCCTGGGCGTGGGCGGGGTGATCCTGGCCTCGATGCTGTATTTCAGCATCCGTGGCGAGGGCGTCAGTCTGCATGAATTGCTGATCACCGCATTCCTGTTCATCACCGCGCCGATCAGCGCGCACCTGCTGGCCAAGGCGGCGATGCAGCAGCGCACGCCGGTGGAGCGGGGGACCAAGGGCAGGCCTTGGGAGTGAAGCCGGCCTGACTTGCTCACCGGGATTGGATTGGCTGGCCCCGTCCCTGTATATGGATAACGGCATTACTGATCCGAGAAGCCCTCCATGAAAGCTGCCTTCACTCTCCTGTCCCTGGCTATCTCCGCGACCGTTCAGATGACCCAGGCCGCCCCACAAGTCAGCTATCCGCCGGCCCTTCTCGGGGAGTGGCTGATTTCCGATCACCCCGAGTCCTGCAAGGTCGCTCGCGAGAATCGTCCCGGACAGCTGATCAATATTGAAGCCGGGCAGATCACTTCCTATGAGTCGACTTCCGTTCTGCAGGCGATTGCCACCGGGGAGCGAGGGCAGAGCTGGCGCGTCGATTCGCAGGTCAGCTCCTCCGACGGAGAGTTCCCGTTGCATCAGGTGTTCACGCTCGAACAGGGTCGGCTGACCGTCACCAAACTTGCCGACGAGCAAGGGCCGGAGTTCAGCCTGGTCCACTACCGGTGCCTGGACTGATCGCCGAGTCGCCGCAGGCCCATACAGTTTCCCCTCCGTTCTGTACCTGTCGGCCCACACCGCGCGCCTCCTATACTCCAGGCACCTTTTGACTGGAGCGTCCCGTGCAGCAATCTCGGCCGTTCTCCCTGGCGTGTCTGGTGTTGGCCATGGCGCTCTGGGGCAGTTCCTTCATCGCCTTGAAATTCGCCTTCCAGGAAATGCCGGCGATGTGGGTGATCTTCGCCCGTATGGGCCTTGGCAGCCTGATCTTCCTTGCCGCCTGGCGCTGGCGGGGGCGCATCGACTATCGCTCCGGCGACTGGAAATGGCTGCTCGGGCTCGCGGCCTGCGAGCCTTGCCTTTACTTCATCTTCGAGTCCCTGGCGCTACAGCACACCAGTGCTGCCCAGGCTGGAATGATCACCGCGCTGTTGCCATTGCTGGTGGCGGTGGGGGCATTTTTCCTGCTGCACGAGAAGATCGCCCGCAATACCTGGTTCGGCTTCGGCCTGGCGGTACTCGGCGCGCTCTGGCTGACCCTGGCCAGCGAATCGGATGGCCATGCGCCGCAGCCGCTGCTGGGTAACTTCTACGAATTGCTGGCGATGCTCTGCGCCACCGGCTACACCTTGCTGCTCAAGCATCTGTCGGCGCGCTACTCGCCCTTCATCCTGACCGCCATGCAAGCCTTTATCGGTTCGCTGTTCTTCCTGCCGCTGGCACTGGTCAGCTCCGGGCTACCGTCCGCGCCCGGCCCGACCGGCTGGTTCGCACTGATCTACCTGGGCAGCGTGGTAACCGTCGGCGCCTACGGCCTCTACAACTTCGGCGTCAGCCGCCTGCCCGCGAGCCAGGCGACCAGCTTCATCAACCTGATCCCGGTATTCACCCTGGTCTTCGCCGCGCTGCTGCTCGGCGAGGTGCTCAGTGGCCAGCAAGCACTGGCTGCCGGCCTGGTGTTCATCGGGGTTGCCCTCAGCCAGTGGCGCAGCGCGTCGCCCACGCCGCCCGCCGGTGTGCTGGACTGACTTTCTGCCATTCGACGAGGAAACTGCATGTCCGCCCAAGACCGTAACTGGACCCGCGAAGCGATCCGCATCATCGAGGCGGACTTCCAGCGCAGTGCCGATACCCACCTGATCCCCCTGGAGATGCCCGGCCTGCCGGGTGTCGACCTGTACTTCAAGGACGAGTCCAGCCATCCCACCGGCAGCCTCAAGCACCGCCTGGCGCGTTCGCTGTTCCTCTACGCGCTGTGCAACGGCTGGCTGCGCGCCGGCGCGCCGGTGATCGAGGCGTCCAGCGGTTCGACGGCGATCTCCGAAGCCTACTTCGCCCGGCTGCTCGGCCTGCCGTTCATTGCCGTTGTGCCCGCCAGCACCTCGAAGGAGAAGATCGCACAGATCGCCTTCTACGGCGGCCAGGCCCATCTGGTGGAAGACCCGACGCAGATCTACGCCGAGTCCGAACGCCTGGCGAAGGAATCCGGCGGGCACTTCATGGACCAGTTCACCTACGCCGAGCGCGCCACCGACTGGCGGGCGAACAACAACATCGCCGAGTCGATCTTCCAGCAGATGCGCCATGAGCGTTTCCCCGAGCCCTCCTGGCTGGTCTCGAGCCCGGGCACCGGCGGTACCCTGGCCACCCTCGGCCGCTTCGCCCGCTACCGCCGCCACGAGACCCGCGTGCTCTGCGCCGATGCTGAGCGCTCGGTGTTCTTCGAGTCGTACCGCACCGGCAATCGCGACCTGACCCTGAGCTACGGCTCGCGTATCGAGGGCATCGGCCGGCCGCGTGTCGAGGCGTCCTTCCTGCCCAACGTAATCGACGCCTGCTGCCAGGTGCCGGACGACCTGTCCCTGGCGGCCATGCATTACCTGGCCCGGCGTCTTGGCCGACATGTCGGTGGTTCCAGCGGCACCAACCTGATCGGCGCGATGCTGGTGGCGCGGCAGATGGTCGAGCGCGGCGAAAGCGGTTCGATCGTGGCGATCCTCTGCGACAGCGGCGAGCGCTACGAGACCACCTACTACAACCCGCTGTGGCTGCTGTCCCAGGGCTTCGATCTCGATCCACTGATCGAGGCGCTGCGCCAGTGCGCCGAGGTTGGTGCGGCGCTGCCGGGCAACGTGCCTCACTGCGGGCTGGAGTGAACCCATGAAAACCATCGGCCTGATCGGCGGCATGAGCTGGGAGTCCACCATTCCCTACTACCGGCAGATCAACCAGACCATCAAGGAGCGCCTGGGTGGCCTGCACTCGGCGAAGATCGTGCTGTACAGCGTCGACTTCCACGAGATCGAGCGCCTGCAGCATGCCGGCGACTGGGATGCCGCCGGGCTCTTGCTGGCTGGTGCCGCGCGCTCGCTGCACGCGGCCGGCGCGGACTTCCTGGTCCTCTGCACCAACACCATGCACAAGGTGGCGCCGGCGATCGAGGCGGCGGTGGACATCCCGCTGCTGCACATTGCCGACCCGACTGCCGAGGCGATCCGCGCGGCGGGTCTGACCACAGTCGGCCTGCTGGGTACGCGCTTCACCATGGAGCAGGCGTTCTACAAGGACCGCTTGCAGGAGAGGTTCGACCTGCAGGTGCTCACGCCGTCGGAAGACGAGCGCCAGGTGGTGCACCGGATCATCTACGAGGAATTGTGCCTGGGACAGATTCGCGATGAGTCGCGCGAGGCTTACCGGCGCATCATCGCTTCCCTGGTGGAACGAGGCGCCCAGGCGGTGATCCTCGGCTGCACCGAGATATCCCTGCTGGTCGGTCCCCAGGACGCGTCGGTGCCGCTGTTCGATACCACTACCATCCACGCTCGGCAGGCCGCCGAGCGGGCACTCTGAGCGAGGATGGCCGATGAGCTTCATCAGTATGAAGGTACGCGCGGCATTCATGGTCCACGGCTATGACGAGCAGAACCGCGAAGTGGTCGAGCAGATCAACGAGCCGGAATTCGTCGAGAAGCTGGTGCGCGTGGAGCGCATCCAGTCGGTGAGCGAGAAGTATGTGCTGGTGACGTCCAGCCACGGCCGGGTGGCCTACTGGGAGTATGAGGGCGGGCTGATCGCGCTCAAGGCACGGCTGAGGTCGGCGGGGCTGCTGTTCTGAGTCCCGCCGCACCGGATCAGTCGTTGCTGGCGCCGCCCGGGTAGGCGCAGCCCTGCATGACCTGGCTGTCCACCCGCAGCTCGGCGGACAGGCTGGTCAGCGCGCCGCTCATGCTGTCCTGGCAGCGCGCCGGGGCAACCCAGAGTTCCAGTTTCTCGCCATTGGCTTCACTGGAGTAACTGGTGCTGCCGTTGGGCAGGCCCTCGGCGATGTAGGGCACCACCAGCGATTGCTTGCCGGGGCGCTCGAGCAGCAGGCCCTGGTTGTTGATCAGCACGCTCCAGCCCGGTTCGTTGCCATGGGCGCGGACGATGCTGCGCTTGAAGTTCGGGTCGTCGCAGCCGGGGCCTTCGTGCTGCAGGCGCAGTACCTTGCTCACTTCCAGCTTGCCGTCGGTGCCGGCGGCGGTGCTGCCGCTGAAATTGCCGCGCAGGTCGACGAACAGGGTGCTGGCGCCATCCTCGAACAGGCTTTTGGCATCGCGGGGCAGGCCGGTATTGGCACTGTCCTCGACGCTGAAGCGGCGCTGCTCGGTGCAACTGCGGAACATCAGCTTGCGGTCCTGCTGGCTGAGTTCGCCTTGCAGGCGGGTGGAGGCGTTAATATCGGTCTTGCTCGGCGTCCACACCTGGCAGGCGGCGAACAGGGGCAGCAGGCTGAACAGAATGAAACGACTGGATCGCATGGATCGGGCTCCCTCGAAAGTGGGCCCACGTTACCCAGCGCAGCCAGTCATCTCAAGGGCAATGCCAGGCTTGGGGAGGAATTCGGATGATTCGTTGCAAGCGTGCCTACGAGCCGGCGGTGCAGGATGATGGCCAGCGGGTGCTGGTGGACCGCCTGTGGCCGCGCGGGATCCGCAAGGAAGACCTGCACATGGAGCTGTGGGCCAAGGACGCCTCGCCGTCCAACGAACTGCGCCAGCGCTTCCATCACGATCCGAGCCTGTTCGAGGACTTCCGCCAGGCCTACCACCGCGAACTGAATGCCCATCCGGAGCACTGGATGGGGCTGCTCGACTTGGCGCGCAAGGGTACGCTGACGCTGCTCTATGGAGCCAAGGACGAGGAGCACAACAACGCGCAGGTGCTGGCCGAGTTCCTCGAGGATGAGCTGGAGAAGCAGGGAGAAGGCAGCTCGCCGGTCTGCTACGCCGAGAAGAGCGAGTAGCTGCGAGCTGCACCGCTCATTGTAGGAGCGGGCCATGCCCGCGATCGCGCGCATGGCGCGCTCCTACAATTTCGCGCCGGAATCATGGGGATGACGTGCCAAGGTTATCCGCCCCACGAGTACGATCCGTCACCAGATCTTGTACACCTGCCCGGTCTGCGCGCCTTCCACGCTGCGGGCGAAGCCCAGGGCCGCATCGGCGGCCAGGACCGGCTTGAAGCCGCGGAAGAACGGCGCGTAGCCTTCCATCGACTCCACCAGCACATTCGGGCTGACCGCGTTGATCCGCTGGCCGCGCGGCAGTTCCAGGGCGGCGCTGCGCACGAAGCCCTCCACGGCGCCATTGACCAGGCTGGCCGAACTGCCCAGCACGATCGGCTGTTCGCTGAGGATGCCGGTGGTGAGGGTGAAGGAGGCGCCGTCGTTGGCGTACTGACTGCCGATCAGCACCAGGTTCACCTGGCCCATCAGCTTGTCCTTCAGACCGACCGCCATTTCCGCCTCGCCCATTTCCGAAAGCTTTCCGAAGTGGACCTTGCCGGCGGCACTGATCAGGGCATCGAAGCCGCCGATCTGTTCGAACAGGGCGCGGATCGAGGCGCTGTCGGTGATGTCCACGCGCGCATCGCCGCTGCTGCGGCCGACGCGGATGATTTCATGACGCGGGCCCAGTTCGTTGGCGACGGCCTGGCCGAGGGTGCCGCTGGCACCGATCAGGATGATTTTCATGAAGGCTCCGAGGGGATATGGCTGAAGGTAGCTTCAGAGTAGAGTGACAGCTTGTTGTGATAATCCTGCCAATCGACAACCTTTGGTTTTCATATGGAAACAATTGCCAGCAACCTGGAAGACCTCTCCGCCTTCGCGGTGCTGCTGGAGTGCGGCAGCTTCACCCGCGCCGCCGAGAAGCTCGGCTGCAGCAAGGGCCAGCTGTCCAAGCGGATTTCCGCGCTGGAGCAGGCCTTGGGCGCGACCCTGGTGCACCGCACTACCCGGCGCCTGTCGCTGACTGCTGCGGGGGCGGCATTGCTGCCCGAGGCCCAGGCGCTCAATGCCCAGGCGGCGCGGGCGCGGCAGGCGGTGCTGGCCTTGCAGGACGAGGCGCGGGGCACGGTGCGCCTGAGCGTGCCGGTGTCCCTGGGGGAGACCTTCTTCGATGCATGGCTGATGGAGTTTTCCCGCGATTACCCGGAGATTCGCCTGGAGTTGGACCTGTCCAACACTCTGCGTGACCTGGTGGCGGATGGATTTGACCTGGCGATCCGTTCCGGCAGCCTGGCGGTGGACGAGCGCGTGGTGGCAAGGCCGTTGTTCGCCCTGCAGGAATTGACCTGTGCCACGCCGGACTACCTGGCGCGGCACGGGGTGCCGCAAGCGCCGGCGGAGCTGACTGGGCATTCGTGCCTGCAGAATACCCATTACCAGGACAGCGGCACCTGGCTCTACCAGCGGCAGCATGAACTCTTCCGGGTGGCGGTCGACGGCCTCCTGGCGAGCAATCACTACACCTTGCTGAAGAAGGCGGTACTGGCTGGCGCAGGTATCAGCCGGCTGCCGTCGTACATGATTCAGCAGGAATTGGCTGAAGGTCGTCTGATCTGGCTGTTGCGCGACTACCAGACCCGAACCCAGCCGGTGTTCCTCATCCATCCCTACCAGGGCCGATTGCCGCGCCGCACGCAGCTGTTGGCGAGCTATCTGCTGCGCTGGTTCGAGCAGAGCCGGCAGCAACTGGTCGCGCTGGAAGGCTGACGGACATTTCGTTCAGGCTCGTTCAGGTTCGTTCAGCACTGGTTCAGAGAGGGTTCAGGGGGAGTTCAGGGTGGGGGCCGTAGGCTTTGCCCATCCTTTTTGAACGCCTCTCGAGGTAGCCATCATGAATCGCTCCACTCTGCTGCTGACCGCAGTGTTCACCAGTGCCACCCTGGCCTTGACCGGTTGCGCCTCCAATCTGTCGGGCTCGTCCTACTCCCGCGATGACGCCCGAGCGGTGCAGAACGTGCGCACGGGCACCATCGAGTCCCTGCGACCGGTGCAGATCGAAGGCACCAAGACGCCGATCGGCACCCTCGCCGGCGCCGCCGTCGGAGGCATCGCCGGTAGTTCCATCGGAGGCGGCCGCGGCAAGACCATCACGACCATCCTCGGCGGTGTTGCAGGCGGTGCCGCAGGCTCGGCGGTGGAAGAGGGCATCACCCGCACCCAGGGCGTGGAGATCGTGGTGCGCGAAGACGGTGGCGCCACCCGTGCCTATGTCCAGGCGGTGGACCCGGCCCAGCAGTTCCGCATCGGTGATCGCGTGCGCATCCTGACCGTCAATGGCGCCAGCCGAGTTGCCATCTGAGCGGAGGACATGCCATGCGCCGCCTGACGATCGCGCTGCTGCTGATGCTCGGCTGCGGTGCCGTCCTGGCCGAGAGCGGGGACTTCTGGTACCTGCAGACCAGCGTCTACACCAAGCACTGGAGCGATGATCCGGATCACAACAACCACCAGGACCTGATTGGCCTGGAGCGTAACCGCGCCGACGGCATCGTGTTCGGTGGCGCGACTTTCCGTAACTCCTTCAGCCAGCGTTCCAACTATGTCTATGCCGGCAAGCGCTTCGACTGGGAAGGCACGCCGTTTTACGCCAAGGTCACCGGCGGCGCGCTGCAGGGCTATCACGGCAAGTACCGCGACAAGATCCCGTTGAACCACTATGGCGTGGCGCCAGCGATCATTCCTTCACTGGGGGCGACCCTGGGGCCGGTCGGCGCCGAGCTGGTGGTGCTGGGTGGTTCCGCCACGATGGTCAACGTTGGCGTGCGCTTCTGAGTGTCATTGAGCTGATAACGGGCAAGGCCTGCGCGGAGTGAACTGCGCAGGCCTTGCCCGTTCTTGCACTCGAGTCAGCCGGCGACTTCCAGCAGTGCCTTGTCCAGGCAGTCGATGAACAGCTCGGCGTGCTCCTGCTCGAAGGCCAGCAGCGGGCGGATCTTCAGGATGTTCTCCATCGGGCCGGCGGCGCTGATCAGCACGCCGCGTTCGCGCATGGCATTGACCACGCGGCGGGTCTGGCTGGCGGCCGGGGTCTTTGCGCCGCGGTCGGTCACCAGCTCGACGCCGAGGAACAGCCCGGCGCCGCGCACGTCGCCGATCAGCTCATGGCGGTCGGCCAGTTTGCGGATGCCCTCCAGCATGAAGTCGCCGATGCGCTGCGAGCGCTCCTGCAACCGCTCGTCGCGGATCACGTCCAGCACCGCCTGGGCCGCCGCACAGGACACCGGGTTGCCGCCGAAGGTGTTGAAGTAGCGTACGTTGCGCCCGAAGCTTTCGAGGATGTCCGCGCGCGCCACCACGCCGGCGATGGGCTGGCCATTGCCCATCGGTTTGCCGAGGGTGACCAGGTCCGGCTGCACGCCGTGGCGCTGGAAGCCCCACATCGTCGCGCCGGTGCGGGCGAAGCCGCTTTGGACTTCGTCGGCGATGTAGAGCAGGCCTTCGTCACGGGCGACCTTCACCGCTTCGGCGAGGAAGCCGGTCGGGTCGGGCAGCACGCCGTCGCTGGCGAAGATGCCGTCGAGCAGCAGCGCCGCGGGTTTGATGCCGTGGGCACGCAGGTCGGCAATGGCGGCGCGTACGTCGTCGGCCAGGGTTTGGGCGACGTTCTGCGCGCCCAGCCGATAGGCGTCTGGTGCACGCACGGTGCGGGCGTGGGCGGGCAGGGTGATGCCGCTGCCCAGGGCTGGCGAGAGTTCGGAAATGTCGCCGGTGACGCCGTGGTAGGCGAAGCGGGTGATGATCACCCCGGTGCCGCCGGTGTAGTGGCGTGCGATACGCAGGGCAAGGTCATTGGCCTCGCTGCCGGTGCAGGTGAACATCACCTGTTCGAGGCCGGCAGGGAAGGTCGAGAGGAGGTCCTCGGCGTAGTCGAGGATGCCTTCCTGCAGGTAGCGGGTGTGGGTGTTCAGCACCGCCGCCTGGCTGGCGATGGCCTGTACCACGCGCGGGTGGCAGTGGCCGATGGAGGCGACGTTGTTGTAAGCGTCGAGGTAGCGATTGCCCTGCTTGTCATAGAGCCAGACCCCTTCGCCGCGCACGGTGTGCAGTGGGCGTTCGTAGAACAGCCGGTAGGCGGGGCCGAGCAGGCGCTCGCGGCGCTCGATCAGGCGACGCTCCTCGTCGCTCAGGCGTTCGGCGTCGGCCGGGCTGTATCCGTTGGGCATGGTCATTGATGGGGCTCCTCTTGGTTGACGCGGCAGGCGGCGAATATCTGCTCCTGGGCCTGTTCGCGGCTCAGGCTGGCCAAGCCCCGCACGCTCTGCCAGGCGTGATGGGCGTTGCGCAGGATGTAGTCACGGTTCTCGGGGTGCAGGCTGGCGCGCCAGGCGGTGATGCACAGGGTCATGATCAGGCGCGTGGCGATCAGGTCGGCGAGGATTTCCTGCTCGGCCTCCAGCAGCGGGCGGCGCCGATGGTAGGCGGCGACCATCTCGCAGGCGGTGGCCAGCGGCGCGTCCGGCTCGCCCACCTGGTAGGCAGCGGCGACGCCGAGGTCGTTGATCAGCGGCGCGTGGACCATGTCGCCGAAGTCGAGGATGTTGCGCAACTGGTCGGGATGCGCAGCATCGACGATCACGTTGTGCGGGTTCAGGTCGTTGTGGATCACCTGGGCGCGCAGGGTCGCCTGGCGGGGCAGGGCGTGGCGCTCGAAGTTGTCGAGGAAGCGCTCGACCAGCGCACGCTGCTCGCGGCCCTCGATGTAGGTCAGCAGGCGGCGCAGGCGCGAGGCGTGCTTCATGTCCCAGAGCAGTTCGTGGCCGGACGCCGGGTGTTCGAAGCCGTCGAGTGCGATTCCCAGGCGGGCCAGGGCATCGCCGAGGCCTTCACGCAGGGCGCGGCTGCGTTGCGGCACGCGGTGCAGCGGCAGGCCGTCGACGAAGGAGAACAGGCGGGCGAGCATCGGCTGGCCGTCGACGATCACGGGAATCTGGTACTCGCCGTTCAGCGACGGGTAGACGCGTTGCACCGGCAGGGTCGGGTCGGCAGCCTCGACGCGCAGCAGGGCGCGGGTCTGGAAGTCCACTACCTGCGGGTCTTCCAGCGGGTGGGAGAGCTTCAGCAGGCGGTCTTCACCGTGGCCGTGGCTGATGTGGAAGTTCAGGTCGCGTTCGCCGGCGAGCCGGTTCAGGGTGCCGCGCTGGCCGAAATATTCTTCGGCGATCGCGGCGGCCTGGGCGTCGCTCACCTGGGCGGGGGCCGCTTCCAGCAGGTGGTCTTGAACGGGGGCGGTATTGAGGGGCACGGGTACTTCTCCAGCGGGTCCGGCAGGTCAATCGTGCAGCGGCCCGGCGAGTCGCGGAGCACCGCCCGACGCAAGGTCGGGCGGTGCTTTTGCGGTTACTTGCTCGCCCAGGCGTTGAAGCGTTGTTCCAGTTCCTCGCCGTGGTCGATCCAGAACTCGGTGTCCATGGCGCGCGCGTTTTCCAGGTTCTGCGGCGCGGTGGGCAGCTTGCCGGCGATGGCCGGATCGATCAGCGGGATGGTGTTCTTGTTGGTCGGGCCATAGGGGATGTTCTCGGCGAACACCTTCTGATGCTCGGGCTTGTTGGCCAGGGCGATGAATTGCTCGGAGAGCTCCTTCTTCGGGCTGCCCTTGACGATGGCCCAGTGGTCCAGGTCGTAGATGCTGCCGTTCCACTGGATGGCGAAGTCACGGCCTTCCTTCTGCGCGGTGGCGACGCGGCCGTTGTAGGCGCTGGTCATCACCACGTCGCCAGCGGCCAGCCACTGCAGCGGTTGCGCACCGGCTTCCCACCACTGGATGTAGGGCTTGAGTTCGTTGAGCTTCTTGAAGGCGCGGTCGACGCCTTCCTTGGTGCCCAGCACCTTGTACAGGTCGGCCTGTTTCACGCCGTCGGCTTCCAGGGCGAATTCCAGGGTGAACTTGGCGCCACGGCGCAGGCCGCGCTTGCCCGGGTACTTCTTCACGTCCCAGAAGTCGGCCCAGCTGGTCGGTGCGCTGGCCAGCTTCTTGGCGTCGTAGGTGAGGACGGTGGACCAGATGAAGATGCCCACGCCGCAGTCGCTCACGGCGGCGTCTAGGAAGTCCTCGCGCTTGCCCAGCTTGGACCAGTCGAGCTGTTCGAACAGGCCTTCGCTGCAACCGCGCATCAGTTCCGGGGACTCCACTTCGACCACGTCCCAGCTGGTCTGGCCGGTGTCGGCCATGACCTTGAT harbors:
- a CDS encoding Na+/H+ antiporter subunit E; translation: MIRRLFPHPLLCAVLLFSWLLLVNDFSLGHWLLGAILGLTIPLLCRNLLLAAPRIQRPGLLLRFIGLVLYDIVVANLQVAKLVLGPKSRLQPGFVEVPLELTDDLAITILASVITLTPGTVSADLSDDRRFLLVHGLDVPDPQALAADIKARYEAPLKEVFECSAL
- a CDS encoding K+/H+ antiporter subunit F, with product MLGIVIPICLTLLGVALLLTVARLIRGPSVADRILALDTLSVEAIALIVLFGIWKGSGLYFEAALLIAVMGFVSTVALSKFLLRGDIIE
- a CDS encoding Na+/H+ antiporter subunit G — protein: MNSGFIVEALVCLLLLAGSLFALLGAIGLYRLPDFYTRLHAPTKASTLGVGGVILASMLYFSIRGEGVSLHELLITAFLFITAPISAHLLAKAAMQQRTPVERGTKGRPWE
- a CDS encoding DMT family transporter — encoded protein: MQQSRPFSLACLVLAMALWGSSFIALKFAFQEMPAMWVIFARMGLGSLIFLAAWRWRGRIDYRSGDWKWLLGLAACEPCLYFIFESLALQHTSAAQAGMITALLPLLVAVGAFFLLHEKIARNTWFGFGLAVLGALWLTLASESDGHAPQPLLGNFYELLAMLCATGYTLLLKHLSARYSPFILTAMQAFIGSLFFLPLALVSSGLPSAPGPTGWFALIYLGSVVTVGAYGLYNFGVSRLPASQATSFINLIPVFTLVFAALLLGEVLSGQQALAAGLVFIGVALSQWRSASPTPPAGVLD
- a CDS encoding PLP-dependent cysteine synthase family protein, translated to MSAQDRNWTREAIRIIEADFQRSADTHLIPLEMPGLPGVDLYFKDESSHPTGSLKHRLARSLFLYALCNGWLRAGAPVIEASSGSTAISEAYFARLLGLPFIAVVPASTSKEKIAQIAFYGGQAHLVEDPTQIYAESERLAKESGGHFMDQFTYAERATDWRANNNIAESIFQQMRHERFPEPSWLVSSPGTGGTLATLGRFARYRRHETRVLCADAERSVFFESYRTGNRDLTLSYGSRIEGIGRPRVEASFLPNVIDACCQVPDDLSLAAMHYLARRLGRHVGGSSGTNLIGAMLVARQMVERGESGSIVAILCDSGERYETTYYNPLWLLSQGFDLDPLIEALRQCAEVGAALPGNVPHCGLE
- a CDS encoding aspartate/glutamate racemase family protein, with translation MKTIGLIGGMSWESTIPYYRQINQTIKERLGGLHSAKIVLYSVDFHEIERLQHAGDWDAAGLLLAGAARSLHAAGADFLVLCTNTMHKVAPAIEAAVDIPLLHIADPTAEAIRAAGLTTVGLLGTRFTMEQAFYKDRLQERFDLQVLTPSEDERQVVHRIIYEELCLGQIRDESREAYRRIIASLVERGAQAVILGCTEISLLVGPQDASVPLFDTTTIHARQAAERAL
- a CDS encoding COG3650 family protein; the encoded protein is MRSSRFILFSLLPLFAACQVWTPSKTDINASTRLQGELSQQDRKLMFRSCTEQRRFSVEDSANTGLPRDAKSLFEDGASTLFVDLRGNFSGSTAAGTDGKLEVSKVLRLQHEGPGCDDPNFKRSIVRAHGNEPGWSVLINNQGLLLERPGKQSLVVPYIAEGLPNGSTSYSSEANGEKLELWVAPARCQDSMSGALTSLSAELRVDSQVMQGCAYPGGASND
- a CDS encoding DUF488 domain-containing protein, whose translation is MIRCKRAYEPAVQDDGQRVLVDRLWPRGIRKEDLHMELWAKDASPSNELRQRFHHDPSLFEDFRQAYHRELNAHPEHWMGLLDLARKGTLTLLYGAKDEEHNNAQVLAEFLEDELEKQGEGSSPVCYAEKSE
- a CDS encoding short chain dehydrogenase — protein: MKIILIGASGTLGQAVANELGPRHEIIRVGRSSGDARVDITDSASIRALFEQIGGFDALISAAGKVHFGKLSEMGEAEMAVGLKDKLMGQVNLVLIGSQYANDGASFTLTTGILSEQPIVLGSSASLVNGAVEGFVRSAALELPRGQRINAVSPNVLVESMEGYAPFFRGFKPVLAADAALGFARSVEGAQTGQVYKIW
- a CDS encoding LysR family transcriptional regulator, which translates into the protein METIASNLEDLSAFAVLLECGSFTRAAEKLGCSKGQLSKRISALEQALGATLVHRTTRRLSLTAAGAALLPEAQALNAQAARARQAVLALQDEARGTVRLSVPVSLGETFFDAWLMEFSRDYPEIRLELDLSNTLRDLVADGFDLAIRSGSLAVDERVVARPLFALQELTCATPDYLARHGVPQAPAELTGHSCLQNTHYQDSGTWLYQRQHELFRVAVDGLLASNHYTLLKKAVLAGAGISRLPSYMIQQELAEGRLIWLLRDYQTRTQPVFLIHPYQGRLPRRTQLLASYLLRWFEQSRQQLVALEG
- a CDS encoding glycine zipper 2TM domain-containing protein, encoding MNRSTLLLTAVFTSATLALTGCASNLSGSSYSRDDARAVQNVRTGTIESLRPVQIEGTKTPIGTLAGAAVGGIAGSSIGGGRGKTITTILGGVAGGAAGSAVEEGITRTQGVEIVVREDGGATRAYVQAVDPAQQFRIGDRVRILTVNGASRVAI
- a CDS encoding sn-glycerol-3-phosphate transporter, with the translated sequence MRRLTIALLLMLGCGAVLAESGDFWYLQTSVYTKHWSDDPDHNNHQDLIGLERNRADGIVFGGATFRNSFSQRSNYVYAGKRFDWEGTPFYAKVTGGALQGYHGKYRDKIPLNHYGVAPAIIPSLGATLGPVGAELVVLGGSATMVNVGVRF
- a CDS encoding aspartate aminotransferase family protein, with amino-acid sequence MTMPNGYSPADAERLSDEERRLIERRERLLGPAYRLFYERPLHTVRGEGVWLYDKQGNRYLDAYNNVASIGHCHPRVVQAIASQAAVLNTHTRYLQEGILDYAEDLLSTFPAGLEQVMFTCTGSEANDLALRIARHYTGGTGVIITRFAYHGVTGDISELSPALGSGITLPAHARTVRAPDAYRLGAQNVAQTLADDVRAAIADLRAHGIKPAALLLDGIFASDGVLPDPTGFLAEAVKVARDEGLLYIADEVQSGFARTGATMWGFQRHGVQPDLVTLGKPMGNGQPIAGVVARADILESFGRNVRYFNTFGGNPVSCAAAQAVLDVIRDERLQERSQRIGDFMLEGIRKLADRHELIGDVRGAGLFLGVELVTDRGAKTPAASQTRRVVNAMRERGVLISAAGPMENILKIRPLLAFEQEHAELFIDCLDKALLEVAG